A DNA window from Ranitomeya imitator isolate aRanImi1 chromosome 2, aRanImi1.pri, whole genome shotgun sequence contains the following coding sequences:
- the LOC138663448 gene encoding gastrula zinc finger protein XlCGF66.1-like — MWSEALRVEVSTISDPLSEDLLHKKIFLIYPAKMDMDRDKMVERILHLTLEILFRLTGEDYNVVKKTSSESCQDPVSERWGRPLSPITGPPPHPLIHEDINDQKILELIYKMIGLLTEEVPIRSQDVSIYFSMEEWEYLEEHEDLYKNIIMEVP; from the exons gtctctacaatatcggatcctctcagtgaagatcttctacataagaaaattttcctgatttacccagcaaagatggatatggacagagacaagatggtggagaggatattacacctcaccctagagatcctcttccggcttactggagag gattacaacgtagtgaagaagacctctagtgagagttgtcaggaccctgtgtctgagagatggggaagacccctgagcccaatcacggggcctccacctcaccccctgatacatgaggacatcaatgatcagaagatcctagaactcatctataaGATGATTGGGCTGTTGACTGAAGAG gttcctataaggagtcaggatgtctccatctatttctccatggaggagtgggagtatttagaagaacacgaagatctgtacaagaacatcataatggaggttccctag